Proteins encoded in a region of the Amphiprion ocellaris isolate individual 3 ecotype Okinawa chromosome 21, ASM2253959v1, whole genome shotgun sequence genome:
- the usp6nl gene encoding USP6 N-terminal-like protein isoform X4, protein MTSDTEQDAAVKLDQERAEIVAKYDKGKEATVEPWEDTNFHLYKVVDRFGFVHENELPSYDSVEEKQKHTEVERTTKWLKMLKSWDKYKSSDKLVRRIYKGIPLQLRGEVWCLLLDIPKIKEEKKDFYEKLKARARGLSPDIRQIDLDVNRTYRDHIMFMHRYDVKQQALFHVLTAYSMYNTEVGYCQGMSQITALLLIYMNEEDAFWALVKLLSGQRHSMHGFFIPGFPKLMRFQEHHDRILKKMIPKLKQHLDNQEVFTSLYTMKWFFQCFLDRTPFTLTLRIWDIYIFEGERVLPAMSYTILKLHRKHLMKLSMEELVEFLQVSLSKNFYLEDDFVVEQLQASMTELRRMKLELPAPGKEEEFPKKPLGQLPPEVAAPVLNHVANGQSHTEPAEPPRNPSPAADRQRDSRPPSRARRDSLDKPIRHHKANRRDVHSRGSGEIPNEQQRQSTSTTPERRVTPPSAPTPIPQITTVDRGNPQSHATANHNSNAASSSRREITPRWYKPSETKLEAAKMAAAREVQKSRGASPAPYSPDDIALPHRRPRSKGFVPGSNRGSNASQYDNVPGLPEQDFEILELDRPLSRMRAPRSEAAFSVSALHQGSPSRGPSLAGSVVSVTSGPRMAKHPLPPQFLHNSPGGVPASFSGSQSQFHTPPLQHSPARTTTEVPIFHPAYSVSLDQRGEDRLYAPPARFTPPSSVACSDRVYATTQQQPSTLSPEKTFMNNSFATYRRQPPPSSARNPQNARPPPEHSLQLETQGSSTPIYLQQLTSTAQVGAPVDYRFEGHRRGEVNYLPDSGPWRATDGLQWEPEDELPFQSPGGMPRSPSFQRAQMSPVQEFTFPSTPDTMIHYRTQFQEQQPVIRQQLPQLFGGPHYRHAQEAFAMQESMLL, encoded by the exons tGAGAATGAACTTCCATCCTACGACTCGGTGGAGGAGAAG caaaaacacacgGAGGTGGAGAGGACCACCAAGTGGCTGAAGATGCTGAAGAGCTGGGACAAATACAAGAGCAGCGACAAG CTGGTCCGGAGGATCTATAAGGGAATTCCTCTGCAGCTCCGAGGGGAAGTCTGGTGTCTGCTGCTGGATATTCCCAAAataaaggaggagaagaaggattTCTATGAG aAGCTGAAGGCCAGAGCCAGAGGACTTTCCCCCGACATCCGGCAGATCGATCTGGACGTGAACCGAACCTACAGGGACCACATCATGTTCATGCACCGCTACGACGTCAA gcagCAGGCGCTCTTCCATGTCCTCACAGCTTATTCCATGTACAACACG gaGGTGGGTTACTGTCAGGGCATGAGTCAGATCACCGCTCTGCTGCTCATCTACATGAATGAAGAAGACGCCTTCTGGGCTCTGGTCAAGCTGCTGTCGGGCCAAAGACACTCCATGCATG GGTTTTTCATTCCCGGCTTCCCGAAGCTGATGCGTTTCCAGGAGCATCATGACCGGATCCTGAAGAAGATGATTCCTAAACTGAAGCAGCACCTG GACAACCAGGAAGTGTTTACCAGTTTGTACACCATGAAGTGGTTCTTCCAGTGTTTCCTGGACAGA actCCCTTCACACTCACCCTCAGGATCTGGGACATCTACATCTTTGAGGGCGAGCGAGTTCTGCCAGCGATGTCCTACACCATCCTCAAGCTGCACAGGA AGCACCTCATGAAGCTGTCCATGGAAGAGCTGGTGGAGTTCCTGCAGGTGTCTCTGTCCAAAAATTTCTACTTAGAGGACGACTTTGtggtggagcagctgcaggcGTCCATGACGGAGCTCCGCCGGATGAAGCTGGAGCTGCCTGCACCAG gtAAAGAGGAAGAGTTTCCCAAGAAGCCTCTTGGGCAGCTTCCTCCTGAGGTAGCGGCACCAGTGTTGAACCACGTGGCCAATGGTCAAAGCCACACGGAGCCGGCCGAGCCGCCCAGGAACCCGAGTCCGGCAGCAGACCGCCAGCGGGACAGTCGACCCCCGAGCCGGGCACGCCGGGACTCGCTGGACAAACCAATCCGCCACCACAAGGCAAACAGAAGGGATGTTCACTCCAGGGGATCCGGTGAAATCCCCAATGAGCAGCAGaggcagtccacctccaccacaCCGGAGAGGAGAGTGACTCCGCCCTCAGCCCCCACCCCGATACCACAGATCACAACAGTGGACCGAGGGAATCCTCAGAGCCACGCCACGGCCAACCACAACTCCAACGCTGCCTCCAGCTCCCGCAGAGAAATCACCCCCCGCTGGTACAAACCCTCTGAGACGAAGCTGGAAGCTGCCAAGATGGCAGCAGCCCGGGAGGTCCAGAAGAGCCGAGGGGCGTCGCCGGCACCTTACAGCCCGGACGACATCGCTCTGCCACACCGCCGACCTCGCTCAAAGGGGTTCGTTCCTGGCTCCAACCGAGGCTCCAACGCCTCCCAGTATGACAACGTACCTGGGCTGCCAGAGCAGGATTTCGAGATCCTGGAGCTTGACAGACCTCTGTCCAGAATGAGGGCCCCTCGCAGTGAGGCAGCCTTTTCTGTATCAGCCCTGCATCAGGGCAGCCCCAGCCGAGGGCCCAGTCTGGCCGGGAGTGTGGTCTCCGTCACATCAGGGCCCAGGATGGCCAAACACCCTCTTCCGCCTCAATTTCTACACAACAGTCCAGGAGGCGTCCCGGCCAGCTTCTCTGGCAGCCAGAGCCAGTTCCACACGCCGCCCCTGCAGCACTCCCCTGCAAGAACGACTACTGAGGTTCCCATCTTCCATCCGGCCTACAGCGTGAGCCTGGACCAGAGAGGCGAGGACAGACTCTATGCCCCTCCTGCCCGGTTCACCCCACCCTCCAGCGTGGCATGCAGCGACCGAGTGTACGCCACCACCCAGCAGCAGCCCAGCACCCTCTCCCCAGAGAAGACCTTCATGAACAACTCCTTCGCTACCTACCGAAGGCAACCACCACCCAGTTCCGCCCGCAACCCCCAAAACGCCAGGCCTCCACCAGAGCACTCACTGCAGCTGGAAACCCAGGGCAGCTCTACGCCCATCTACCTGCAACAACTCACCTCCACCGCACAGGTTGGCGCTCCGGTGGACTACAGGTTCGAGGGCCATCGGAGAGGTGAGGTGAACTACCTGCCGGACAGCGGGCCTTGGCGGGCCACAGATGGGCTCCAGTGGGAGCCGGAGGACGAGCTGCCCTTTCAGTCCCCAGGTGGGATGCCCCGCTCGCCCAGCTTCCAGCGAGCCCAAATGTCACCCGTTCAGGAGTTCACTTTCCCCTCCACCCCAGACACCATGATCCACTACAGGACACAGTTCCAGGAGCAGCAGCCCGTCATACGACAACAGCTCCCCCAGCTGTTCGGAGGACCACACTACAGGCACGCACAGGAGGCGTTTGCCATGCAGGAGTCCATGCTGCTGTGA
- the usp6nl gene encoding USP6 N-terminal-like protein isoform X3, producing the protein MMLLDVFWRSSDTEQDAAVKLDQERAEIVAKYDKGKEATVEPWEDTNFHLYKVVDRFGFVHENELPSYDSVEEKQKHTEVERTTKWLKMLKSWDKYKSSDKLVRRIYKGIPLQLRGEVWCLLLDIPKIKEEKKDFYEKLKARARGLSPDIRQIDLDVNRTYRDHIMFMHRYDVKQQALFHVLTAYSMYNTEVGYCQGMSQITALLLIYMNEEDAFWALVKLLSGQRHSMHGFFIPGFPKLMRFQEHHDRILKKMIPKLKQHLDNQEVFTSLYTMKWFFQCFLDRTPFTLTLRIWDIYIFEGERVLPAMSYTILKLHRKHLMKLSMEELVEFLQVSLSKNFYLEDDFVVEQLQASMTELRRMKLELPAPGKEEEFPKKPLGQLPPEVAAPVLNHVANGQSHTEPAEPPRNPSPAADRQRDSRPPSRARRDSLDKPIRHHKANRRDVHSRGSGEIPNEQQRQSTSTTPERRVTPPSAPTPIPQITTVDRGNPQSHATANHNSNAASSSRREITPRWYKPSETKLEAAKMAAAREVQKSRGASPAPYSPDDIALPHRRPRSKGFVPGSNRGSNASQYDNVPGLPEQDFEILELDRPLSRMRAPRSEAAFSVSALHQGSPSRGPSLAGSVVSVTSGPRMAKHPLPPQFLHNSPGGVPASFSGSQSQFHTPPLQHSPARTTTEVPIFHPAYSVSLDQRGEDRLYAPPARFTPPSSVACSDRVYATTQQQPSTLSPEKTFMNNSFATYRRQPPPSSARNPQNARPPPEHSLQLETQGSSTPIYLQQLTSTAQVGAPVDYRFEGHRRGEVNYLPDSGPWRATDGLQWEPEDELPFQSPGGMPRSPSFQRAQMSPVQEFTFPSTPDTMIHYRTQFQEQQPVIRQQLPQLFGGPHYRHAQEAFAMQESMLL; encoded by the exons tGAGAATGAACTTCCATCCTACGACTCGGTGGAGGAGAAG caaaaacacacgGAGGTGGAGAGGACCACCAAGTGGCTGAAGATGCTGAAGAGCTGGGACAAATACAAGAGCAGCGACAAG CTGGTCCGGAGGATCTATAAGGGAATTCCTCTGCAGCTCCGAGGGGAAGTCTGGTGTCTGCTGCTGGATATTCCCAAAataaaggaggagaagaaggattTCTATGAG aAGCTGAAGGCCAGAGCCAGAGGACTTTCCCCCGACATCCGGCAGATCGATCTGGACGTGAACCGAACCTACAGGGACCACATCATGTTCATGCACCGCTACGACGTCAA gcagCAGGCGCTCTTCCATGTCCTCACAGCTTATTCCATGTACAACACG gaGGTGGGTTACTGTCAGGGCATGAGTCAGATCACCGCTCTGCTGCTCATCTACATGAATGAAGAAGACGCCTTCTGGGCTCTGGTCAAGCTGCTGTCGGGCCAAAGACACTCCATGCATG GGTTTTTCATTCCCGGCTTCCCGAAGCTGATGCGTTTCCAGGAGCATCATGACCGGATCCTGAAGAAGATGATTCCTAAACTGAAGCAGCACCTG GACAACCAGGAAGTGTTTACCAGTTTGTACACCATGAAGTGGTTCTTCCAGTGTTTCCTGGACAGA actCCCTTCACACTCACCCTCAGGATCTGGGACATCTACATCTTTGAGGGCGAGCGAGTTCTGCCAGCGATGTCCTACACCATCCTCAAGCTGCACAGGA AGCACCTCATGAAGCTGTCCATGGAAGAGCTGGTGGAGTTCCTGCAGGTGTCTCTGTCCAAAAATTTCTACTTAGAGGACGACTTTGtggtggagcagctgcaggcGTCCATGACGGAGCTCCGCCGGATGAAGCTGGAGCTGCCTGCACCAG gtAAAGAGGAAGAGTTTCCCAAGAAGCCTCTTGGGCAGCTTCCTCCTGAGGTAGCGGCACCAGTGTTGAACCACGTGGCCAATGGTCAAAGCCACACGGAGCCGGCCGAGCCGCCCAGGAACCCGAGTCCGGCAGCAGACCGCCAGCGGGACAGTCGACCCCCGAGCCGGGCACGCCGGGACTCGCTGGACAAACCAATCCGCCACCACAAGGCAAACAGAAGGGATGTTCACTCCAGGGGATCCGGTGAAATCCCCAATGAGCAGCAGaggcagtccacctccaccacaCCGGAGAGGAGAGTGACTCCGCCCTCAGCCCCCACCCCGATACCACAGATCACAACAGTGGACCGAGGGAATCCTCAGAGCCACGCCACGGCCAACCACAACTCCAACGCTGCCTCCAGCTCCCGCAGAGAAATCACCCCCCGCTGGTACAAACCCTCTGAGACGAAGCTGGAAGCTGCCAAGATGGCAGCAGCCCGGGAGGTCCAGAAGAGCCGAGGGGCGTCGCCGGCACCTTACAGCCCGGACGACATCGCTCTGCCACACCGCCGACCTCGCTCAAAGGGGTTCGTTCCTGGCTCCAACCGAGGCTCCAACGCCTCCCAGTATGACAACGTACCTGGGCTGCCAGAGCAGGATTTCGAGATCCTGGAGCTTGACAGACCTCTGTCCAGAATGAGGGCCCCTCGCAGTGAGGCAGCCTTTTCTGTATCAGCCCTGCATCAGGGCAGCCCCAGCCGAGGGCCCAGTCTGGCCGGGAGTGTGGTCTCCGTCACATCAGGGCCCAGGATGGCCAAACACCCTCTTCCGCCTCAATTTCTACACAACAGTCCAGGAGGCGTCCCGGCCAGCTTCTCTGGCAGCCAGAGCCAGTTCCACACGCCGCCCCTGCAGCACTCCCCTGCAAGAACGACTACTGAGGTTCCCATCTTCCATCCGGCCTACAGCGTGAGCCTGGACCAGAGAGGCGAGGACAGACTCTATGCCCCTCCTGCCCGGTTCACCCCACCCTCCAGCGTGGCATGCAGCGACCGAGTGTACGCCACCACCCAGCAGCAGCCCAGCACCCTCTCCCCAGAGAAGACCTTCATGAACAACTCCTTCGCTACCTACCGAAGGCAACCACCACCCAGTTCCGCCCGCAACCCCCAAAACGCCAGGCCTCCACCAGAGCACTCACTGCAGCTGGAAACCCAGGGCAGCTCTACGCCCATCTACCTGCAACAACTCACCTCCACCGCACAGGTTGGCGCTCCGGTGGACTACAGGTTCGAGGGCCATCGGAGAGGTGAGGTGAACTACCTGCCGGACAGCGGGCCTTGGCGGGCCACAGATGGGCTCCAGTGGGAGCCGGAGGACGAGCTGCCCTTTCAGTCCCCAGGTGGGATGCCCCGCTCGCCCAGCTTCCAGCGAGCCCAAATGTCACCCGTTCAGGAGTTCACTTTCCCCTCCACCCCAGACACCATGATCCACTACAGGACACAGTTCCAGGAGCAGCAGCCCGTCATACGACAACAGCTCCCCCAGCTGTTCGGAGGACCACACTACAGGCACGCACAGGAGGCGTTTGCCATGCAGGAGTCCATGCTGCTGTGA
- the usp6nl gene encoding USP6 N-terminal-like protein isoform X1, with amino-acid sequence MQVLQIVKELVSPSRRRAAAIFGASDTEQDAAVKLDQERAEIVAKYDKGKEATVEPWEDTNFHLYKVVDRFGFVHENELPSYDSVEEKQKHTEVERTTKWLKMLKSWDKYKSSDKLVRRIYKGIPLQLRGEVWCLLLDIPKIKEEKKDFYEKLKARARGLSPDIRQIDLDVNRTYRDHIMFMHRYDVKQQALFHVLTAYSMYNTEVGYCQGMSQITALLLIYMNEEDAFWALVKLLSGQRHSMHGFFIPGFPKLMRFQEHHDRILKKMIPKLKQHLDNQEVFTSLYTMKWFFQCFLDRTPFTLTLRIWDIYIFEGERVLPAMSYTILKLHRKHLMKLSMEELVEFLQVSLSKNFYLEDDFVVEQLQASMTELRRMKLELPAPGKEEEFPKKPLGQLPPEVAAPVLNHVANGQSHTEPAEPPRNPSPAADRQRDSRPPSRARRDSLDKPIRHHKANRRDVHSRGSGEIPNEQQRQSTSTTPERRVTPPSAPTPIPQITTVDRGNPQSHATANHNSNAASSSRREITPRWYKPSETKLEAAKMAAAREVQKSRGASPAPYSPDDIALPHRRPRSKGFVPGSNRGSNASQYDNVPGLPEQDFEILELDRPLSRMRAPRSEAAFSVSALHQGSPSRGPSLAGSVVSVTSGPRMAKHPLPPQFLHNSPGGVPASFSGSQSQFHTPPLQHSPARTTTEVPIFHPAYSVSLDQRGEDRLYAPPARFTPPSSVACSDRVYATTQQQPSTLSPEKTFMNNSFATYRRQPPPSSARNPQNARPPPEHSLQLETQGSSTPIYLQQLTSTAQVGAPVDYRFEGHRRGEVNYLPDSGPWRATDGLQWEPEDELPFQSPGGMPRSPSFQRAQMSPVQEFTFPSTPDTMIHYRTQFQEQQPVIRQQLPQLFGGPHYRHAQEAFAMQESMLL; translated from the exons tGAGAATGAACTTCCATCCTACGACTCGGTGGAGGAGAAG caaaaacacacgGAGGTGGAGAGGACCACCAAGTGGCTGAAGATGCTGAAGAGCTGGGACAAATACAAGAGCAGCGACAAG CTGGTCCGGAGGATCTATAAGGGAATTCCTCTGCAGCTCCGAGGGGAAGTCTGGTGTCTGCTGCTGGATATTCCCAAAataaaggaggagaagaaggattTCTATGAG aAGCTGAAGGCCAGAGCCAGAGGACTTTCCCCCGACATCCGGCAGATCGATCTGGACGTGAACCGAACCTACAGGGACCACATCATGTTCATGCACCGCTACGACGTCAA gcagCAGGCGCTCTTCCATGTCCTCACAGCTTATTCCATGTACAACACG gaGGTGGGTTACTGTCAGGGCATGAGTCAGATCACCGCTCTGCTGCTCATCTACATGAATGAAGAAGACGCCTTCTGGGCTCTGGTCAAGCTGCTGTCGGGCCAAAGACACTCCATGCATG GGTTTTTCATTCCCGGCTTCCCGAAGCTGATGCGTTTCCAGGAGCATCATGACCGGATCCTGAAGAAGATGATTCCTAAACTGAAGCAGCACCTG GACAACCAGGAAGTGTTTACCAGTTTGTACACCATGAAGTGGTTCTTCCAGTGTTTCCTGGACAGA actCCCTTCACACTCACCCTCAGGATCTGGGACATCTACATCTTTGAGGGCGAGCGAGTTCTGCCAGCGATGTCCTACACCATCCTCAAGCTGCACAGGA AGCACCTCATGAAGCTGTCCATGGAAGAGCTGGTGGAGTTCCTGCAGGTGTCTCTGTCCAAAAATTTCTACTTAGAGGACGACTTTGtggtggagcagctgcaggcGTCCATGACGGAGCTCCGCCGGATGAAGCTGGAGCTGCCTGCACCAG gtAAAGAGGAAGAGTTTCCCAAGAAGCCTCTTGGGCAGCTTCCTCCTGAGGTAGCGGCACCAGTGTTGAACCACGTGGCCAATGGTCAAAGCCACACGGAGCCGGCCGAGCCGCCCAGGAACCCGAGTCCGGCAGCAGACCGCCAGCGGGACAGTCGACCCCCGAGCCGGGCACGCCGGGACTCGCTGGACAAACCAATCCGCCACCACAAGGCAAACAGAAGGGATGTTCACTCCAGGGGATCCGGTGAAATCCCCAATGAGCAGCAGaggcagtccacctccaccacaCCGGAGAGGAGAGTGACTCCGCCCTCAGCCCCCACCCCGATACCACAGATCACAACAGTGGACCGAGGGAATCCTCAGAGCCACGCCACGGCCAACCACAACTCCAACGCTGCCTCCAGCTCCCGCAGAGAAATCACCCCCCGCTGGTACAAACCCTCTGAGACGAAGCTGGAAGCTGCCAAGATGGCAGCAGCCCGGGAGGTCCAGAAGAGCCGAGGGGCGTCGCCGGCACCTTACAGCCCGGACGACATCGCTCTGCCACACCGCCGACCTCGCTCAAAGGGGTTCGTTCCTGGCTCCAACCGAGGCTCCAACGCCTCCCAGTATGACAACGTACCTGGGCTGCCAGAGCAGGATTTCGAGATCCTGGAGCTTGACAGACCTCTGTCCAGAATGAGGGCCCCTCGCAGTGAGGCAGCCTTTTCTGTATCAGCCCTGCATCAGGGCAGCCCCAGCCGAGGGCCCAGTCTGGCCGGGAGTGTGGTCTCCGTCACATCAGGGCCCAGGATGGCCAAACACCCTCTTCCGCCTCAATTTCTACACAACAGTCCAGGAGGCGTCCCGGCCAGCTTCTCTGGCAGCCAGAGCCAGTTCCACACGCCGCCCCTGCAGCACTCCCCTGCAAGAACGACTACTGAGGTTCCCATCTTCCATCCGGCCTACAGCGTGAGCCTGGACCAGAGAGGCGAGGACAGACTCTATGCCCCTCCTGCCCGGTTCACCCCACCCTCCAGCGTGGCATGCAGCGACCGAGTGTACGCCACCACCCAGCAGCAGCCCAGCACCCTCTCCCCAGAGAAGACCTTCATGAACAACTCCTTCGCTACCTACCGAAGGCAACCACCACCCAGTTCCGCCCGCAACCCCCAAAACGCCAGGCCTCCACCAGAGCACTCACTGCAGCTGGAAACCCAGGGCAGCTCTACGCCCATCTACCTGCAACAACTCACCTCCACCGCACAGGTTGGCGCTCCGGTGGACTACAGGTTCGAGGGCCATCGGAGAGGTGAGGTGAACTACCTGCCGGACAGCGGGCCTTGGCGGGCCACAGATGGGCTCCAGTGGGAGCCGGAGGACGAGCTGCCCTTTCAGTCCCCAGGTGGGATGCCCCGCTCGCCCAGCTTCCAGCGAGCCCAAATGTCACCCGTTCAGGAGTTCACTTTCCCCTCCACCCCAGACACCATGATCCACTACAGGACACAGTTCCAGGAGCAGCAGCCCGTCATACGACAACAGCTCCCCCAGCTGTTCGGAGGACCACACTACAGGCACGCACAGGAGGCGTTTGCCATGCAGGAGTCCATGCTGCTGTGA
- the usp6nl gene encoding USP6 N-terminal-like protein isoform X2 yields the protein MRTKARFDDPLDGLKRASDTEQDAAVKLDQERAEIVAKYDKGKEATVEPWEDTNFHLYKVVDRFGFVHENELPSYDSVEEKQKHTEVERTTKWLKMLKSWDKYKSSDKLVRRIYKGIPLQLRGEVWCLLLDIPKIKEEKKDFYEKLKARARGLSPDIRQIDLDVNRTYRDHIMFMHRYDVKQQALFHVLTAYSMYNTEVGYCQGMSQITALLLIYMNEEDAFWALVKLLSGQRHSMHGFFIPGFPKLMRFQEHHDRILKKMIPKLKQHLDNQEVFTSLYTMKWFFQCFLDRTPFTLTLRIWDIYIFEGERVLPAMSYTILKLHRKHLMKLSMEELVEFLQVSLSKNFYLEDDFVVEQLQASMTELRRMKLELPAPGKEEEFPKKPLGQLPPEVAAPVLNHVANGQSHTEPAEPPRNPSPAADRQRDSRPPSRARRDSLDKPIRHHKANRRDVHSRGSGEIPNEQQRQSTSTTPERRVTPPSAPTPIPQITTVDRGNPQSHATANHNSNAASSSRREITPRWYKPSETKLEAAKMAAAREVQKSRGASPAPYSPDDIALPHRRPRSKGFVPGSNRGSNASQYDNVPGLPEQDFEILELDRPLSRMRAPRSEAAFSVSALHQGSPSRGPSLAGSVVSVTSGPRMAKHPLPPQFLHNSPGGVPASFSGSQSQFHTPPLQHSPARTTTEVPIFHPAYSVSLDQRGEDRLYAPPARFTPPSSVACSDRVYATTQQQPSTLSPEKTFMNNSFATYRRQPPPSSARNPQNARPPPEHSLQLETQGSSTPIYLQQLTSTAQVGAPVDYRFEGHRRGEVNYLPDSGPWRATDGLQWEPEDELPFQSPGGMPRSPSFQRAQMSPVQEFTFPSTPDTMIHYRTQFQEQQPVIRQQLPQLFGGPHYRHAQEAFAMQESMLL from the exons tGAGAATGAACTTCCATCCTACGACTCGGTGGAGGAGAAG caaaaacacacgGAGGTGGAGAGGACCACCAAGTGGCTGAAGATGCTGAAGAGCTGGGACAAATACAAGAGCAGCGACAAG CTGGTCCGGAGGATCTATAAGGGAATTCCTCTGCAGCTCCGAGGGGAAGTCTGGTGTCTGCTGCTGGATATTCCCAAAataaaggaggagaagaaggattTCTATGAG aAGCTGAAGGCCAGAGCCAGAGGACTTTCCCCCGACATCCGGCAGATCGATCTGGACGTGAACCGAACCTACAGGGACCACATCATGTTCATGCACCGCTACGACGTCAA gcagCAGGCGCTCTTCCATGTCCTCACAGCTTATTCCATGTACAACACG gaGGTGGGTTACTGTCAGGGCATGAGTCAGATCACCGCTCTGCTGCTCATCTACATGAATGAAGAAGACGCCTTCTGGGCTCTGGTCAAGCTGCTGTCGGGCCAAAGACACTCCATGCATG GGTTTTTCATTCCCGGCTTCCCGAAGCTGATGCGTTTCCAGGAGCATCATGACCGGATCCTGAAGAAGATGATTCCTAAACTGAAGCAGCACCTG GACAACCAGGAAGTGTTTACCAGTTTGTACACCATGAAGTGGTTCTTCCAGTGTTTCCTGGACAGA actCCCTTCACACTCACCCTCAGGATCTGGGACATCTACATCTTTGAGGGCGAGCGAGTTCTGCCAGCGATGTCCTACACCATCCTCAAGCTGCACAGGA AGCACCTCATGAAGCTGTCCATGGAAGAGCTGGTGGAGTTCCTGCAGGTGTCTCTGTCCAAAAATTTCTACTTAGAGGACGACTTTGtggtggagcagctgcaggcGTCCATGACGGAGCTCCGCCGGATGAAGCTGGAGCTGCCTGCACCAG gtAAAGAGGAAGAGTTTCCCAAGAAGCCTCTTGGGCAGCTTCCTCCTGAGGTAGCGGCACCAGTGTTGAACCACGTGGCCAATGGTCAAAGCCACACGGAGCCGGCCGAGCCGCCCAGGAACCCGAGTCCGGCAGCAGACCGCCAGCGGGACAGTCGACCCCCGAGCCGGGCACGCCGGGACTCGCTGGACAAACCAATCCGCCACCACAAGGCAAACAGAAGGGATGTTCACTCCAGGGGATCCGGTGAAATCCCCAATGAGCAGCAGaggcagtccacctccaccacaCCGGAGAGGAGAGTGACTCCGCCCTCAGCCCCCACCCCGATACCACAGATCACAACAGTGGACCGAGGGAATCCTCAGAGCCACGCCACGGCCAACCACAACTCCAACGCTGCCTCCAGCTCCCGCAGAGAAATCACCCCCCGCTGGTACAAACCCTCTGAGACGAAGCTGGAAGCTGCCAAGATGGCAGCAGCCCGGGAGGTCCAGAAGAGCCGAGGGGCGTCGCCGGCACCTTACAGCCCGGACGACATCGCTCTGCCACACCGCCGACCTCGCTCAAAGGGGTTCGTTCCTGGCTCCAACCGAGGCTCCAACGCCTCCCAGTATGACAACGTACCTGGGCTGCCAGAGCAGGATTTCGAGATCCTGGAGCTTGACAGACCTCTGTCCAGAATGAGGGCCCCTCGCAGTGAGGCAGCCTTTTCTGTATCAGCCCTGCATCAGGGCAGCCCCAGCCGAGGGCCCAGTCTGGCCGGGAGTGTGGTCTCCGTCACATCAGGGCCCAGGATGGCCAAACACCCTCTTCCGCCTCAATTTCTACACAACAGTCCAGGAGGCGTCCCGGCCAGCTTCTCTGGCAGCCAGAGCCAGTTCCACACGCCGCCCCTGCAGCACTCCCCTGCAAGAACGACTACTGAGGTTCCCATCTTCCATCCGGCCTACAGCGTGAGCCTGGACCAGAGAGGCGAGGACAGACTCTATGCCCCTCCTGCCCGGTTCACCCCACCCTCCAGCGTGGCATGCAGCGACCGAGTGTACGCCACCACCCAGCAGCAGCCCAGCACCCTCTCCCCAGAGAAGACCTTCATGAACAACTCCTTCGCTACCTACCGAAGGCAACCACCACCCAGTTCCGCCCGCAACCCCCAAAACGCCAGGCCTCCACCAGAGCACTCACTGCAGCTGGAAACCCAGGGCAGCTCTACGCCCATCTACCTGCAACAACTCACCTCCACCGCACAGGTTGGCGCTCCGGTGGACTACAGGTTCGAGGGCCATCGGAGAGGTGAGGTGAACTACCTGCCGGACAGCGGGCCTTGGCGGGCCACAGATGGGCTCCAGTGGGAGCCGGAGGACGAGCTGCCCTTTCAGTCCCCAGGTGGGATGCCCCGCTCGCCCAGCTTCCAGCGAGCCCAAATGTCACCCGTTCAGGAGTTCACTTTCCCCTCCACCCCAGACACCATGATCCACTACAGGACACAGTTCCAGGAGCAGCAGCCCGTCATACGACAACAGCTCCCCCAGCTGTTCGGAGGACCACACTACAGGCACGCACAGGAGGCGTTTGCCATGCAGGAGTCCATGCTGCTGTGA